The following nucleotide sequence is from Mangifera indica cultivar Alphonso chromosome 1, CATAS_Mindica_2.1, whole genome shotgun sequence.
CCACTCGGTGTTCAATGCTCTTGTACACTCCATTGCTCAATGCCTGAAATAAGTCGCCTATGTTGATAATTAGAACTTGAGGATTTGGTCTAACACTAAGCCATCTTCCATCTTTCCTCAGCTGCAACCCACCAACCTGGTCTTGATATAATACAGTGAGAAAATCACTATCAGTGTGGGGGATGAGGCCGTAAACCTCAAAAGATAAAGGACACGGTGGGTATCTGTTCATGCGAAGATAACTGGAGCTTGGCAGGCAATTTTCTCGAAAATATGAGGATTTGACCCCCAGATTATGCGCTAAATACTCGGCCAACCTTTCAGCCAAACTCCCAGCTTTTGTTGCAGACAACCCAACACTTGATCTGAATTAGAGAAGTAAAATAAGAAACAAGCAATTAATATGGACAACATTTGATTATCTTACACACAAGCCTTTTGCACGCGAGCTTATTTTCTGACCAATCGATTGatataaatctaaataaataagtaaatgaaTATGACATCTTATTCATATTGACCAATGAAATCGTGAATTTCTTTTAGGAGTCAAGATCACCACAAGAATCTCTCATCCAATAGACTGAGTAGGGACTGCAATTTTTTGCATGGGCATTTTACACGATATGAGTAGGATAAGGTTTGGAAATTATAAGCATATATAGATGACATTTAAAGctttgaaaatcaaattaatttcctACTTTGTACATGTGTCCCTCTCTGCATTTAAGTTTGACGTGCCCTTTGGAATGTCGACATCTATGTGTGTGGCTTTTGGCCATTTGGTAAGTGGACTTCTGTGAAGAAGAATGGTTGCTTGCATTGCAAGAGGTTCAAGTTTAAAGAATCTCTACAGATAATGTTAAATGTAATCAAGTACCTGGTCCTGCTGCATTCATCCAACCTTGAAATATCTGTAAGAGGGATGTGAAAGGCTTCTGACCATGAAAATTGCCTCAAAGAAGTAGCGGAAGGGTTCCCCCAACGGTAGCTATTAGCTGAAAAATTCATGAAGCTTTCTTCAGCCTTCTTGCTAAAGGGTTGATGAAACAGCTTATTTTGCTCATATCGCATGTTCTTTAGAACTTTCTGAGGAATCCCATGATTTACAACTTGAAAGAAACCCCATTCACTGGCAGCTTCAGCCATCTCTTTTATGCACTTGTCTAAGTGCTCAGAATTCGAACTCAAAAGAGAAAGATCAACCAGTGGCAGTTCACAGTATTCTACATCATCCATTCTTAGCCAGCTCTCATCTCCTTCTTTTTCAGAGATGTTGTCGAAGAGGGTAGGGTAGGTTTCTTGAAATGGAGGTTCAATAGTATCATCCATGGTGTCAAAGAGGGAGAGAAATGGCTCGGACTATCTTCTCATCCCTCAAATGGTAGAACAAGAGCCACAATATATTCACCTAGGCAAAGTGGAAAATCATTTTCTTGATTCTCATATTTGTCATCTTCACAATGGTCACACAGTTGCTGGCAGTTGAAGTACTCATCCAATAATCTTTCAAGCTCTTCAATTTTGTACACACATCTTGTCGGTCAGTCACAATTATTccaaaaaatcttttatttgaaagagaaattatatGGAAAAATCTTTTAGAATAACTTTtctataaatcatatataagactccttttgtatattaaaaaatacttatGAAGGTGATACccttttattagttttataaaaaaaataattttttctttttattaattttataaaaagaattaataaattttataaatgaatttttcaacttcaaagtggaaaatatccttttataaaatgaaatgatttcacctaaaaacaaacaatggcataaataaaataatgagaaaataaaatgaaatttctaAGTAAAGGGTTGACTCGTAGCTAACTCCGTTTGGCAAAAACCAGCGGCACACGTAACGGACACCAACCCATCCACTCCATTCTCCAATCACACCCACACGCTTTTCCTATGCGTCAGCCACATCACTTTAGATGAtagaattatttataaattcttttgttataatattttgtttatttaatttttaaaaaaattaaaaatacaaagcataaattttttaataataattttcagaaaaaataaagactttAAGTGGgctatattaatttataaaaatataaataatatatttttgatgataaatcttatttaaattgaattatctttgataaattattagaaagatttaaatctaaattttttatttaaaattacatatttttacaCCCAAACCATACCCCAGAGTGggaggaaaatatatatttatatccaCACAAAAGGGGGGATAAATAAATCATGATACATAATTGCGCGTGGTTGTACTCGTGCTAAACGAGCGTGACAATATCGCCGTTAAGAGTTCCTAACAATGTAAATCCGCCACCCGCTTTCAGCCAACAGGTTAGAGAAGCTAATCTTGGCGTGCGTGCTGACTACAGAAGGACAGAAAAATATATACGTGGCAGTAATTTGTTGGATGTGCAATTGGGTAGTTTTGTCATTTTGACCATCAATCATTACTATAAAAGAAGCAACCCGGAACTTCCTTTCTTCGCCAATTATCAGATAATCTTCCCAATTTGTTAGATCGAAGCCTTCTTCAAATTTCTGTGAAGGTAGTTTTCTCTCTGGCgttcttttttatgtttctttattGATCATAATAGGGATATTTGGCTTGTTATTGGTGAATGGATTATAGATTTCTTTTAATTCTATAATTAGGGTTCGGTTTTATCTATGATAATCTTGTTGCGGCAATTTGTGAACTATTTGCATTTAATCTTTACAAGTCTTTATATAAGCCTGTTAATTTTTTCGAATTTGTTATTAATCAATCGTTGATTTGTTGAAGTTATTGGTGATACCGTATTTGTGTGTCAGATTTTTGTAATTACGATTTAGGGTTTGGCTTTTGCGTCTTAATATCTCTGCTAGGATATAGTACCTTGTTGGCGTTTTAAAGGTTTTTATCTATTAACTCTGTAAGATTTGTATAATTGAGTATTTATCTATCgggaattttattttctttttctgtgtaccctaaaaatttattttctttttttattttcatgtcaCGGTCTATAAGCTTAACCCTGTATGGCCAATCTGTTTGAGATTATCCATATGCTGATGATGAGCTACATGTTTTTGAACATGTACCTGATTTATTGTTTTTGCTTCTGTTGTCTTGTGTTATTGTATTCTGATTAGGTGATTTTTAATTTCTGTAGATGCAAATCTTTGTTAAAACTCTCACCGGAAAGACAATCACCCTTGAGGTGGAAAGCTCTGACACCATTGACAATGTTAAGGCAAAAATTCAGGACAAGGAAGGGATCCCTCCAGATCAGCAAAGGCTGATCTTTGCTGGGAAACAACTCGAGGATGGGCGTACACTTGCAGATTATAACATCCAGAAAGAGTCTACCCTTCACTTGGTCCTCCGTCTAAGGGGTGGTATGCAAATCTTTGTGAAAACCCTCACTGGCAAGACAATCACCCTGGAGGTGGAAAGCTCTGACACCATTGACAATGTCAAAGCCAAAATTCAGGACAAGGAAGGGATACCCCCGGACCAGCAGAGGCTTATCTTTGCTGGAAAACAGCTTGAGGATGGACGCACACTTGCTGACTACAACATTCAGAAGGAGTCCACCCTTCACTTGGTCCTCCGACTCAGGGGTGGTATGCAGATCTTTGTAAAAACCCTCACTGGAAAGACAATCACCCTTGAAGTTGAAAGTTCTGACACCATTGACAATGTCAAAGCCAAAATTCAGGATAAGGAAGGAATCCCACCAGACCAGCAGAGGCTTATCTTTGCCGGTAAACAACTTGAGGACGGACGCACGCTTGCTGATTATAACATTCAGAAGGAGTCCACCCTTCACTTGGTCCTCCGTCTCAGGGGTGGTATGCAGATCTTTGTAAAAACCCTCACTGGAAAAACAATCACCCTCGAAGTGGAAAGCTCTGACACCATTGATAATGTCAAAGCCAAAATTCAGGATAAGGAAGGAATCCCACCAGACCAGCAAAGGCTTATATTTGCTGGTAAACAACTTGAGGATGGCCGTACTCTTGCTGACTACAACATTCAAAAGGAGTCAACCCTCCACTTGGTTCTTCGCCTCCGAGGTGGTATGCAGATTTTTGTGAAGACTCTCACTGGGAAAACCATTACCTTGGAGGTTGAGAGTTCTGACACAATTGACAATGTGAAAGCGAAAATCCAGGACAAGGAGGGTATCCCACCAGATCAGCAGAGGCTCATTTTTGCTGGTAAGCAGCTTGAAGATGGGAGGACACTTGCAGATTATAATATCCAGAAGGAATCCACACTCCACTTGGTACTGCGTCTACGGGGTGGTATGCAGATTTTTGTGAAGACCCTCACAGGAAAGACCATCACCTTAGAAGTTGAGAGTTCAGATACAATTGACAATGTTAAGGCTAAGATCCAGGATAAGGAGGGGATCCCACCAGACCAGCAGAGGTTGATTTTTGCTGGGAAGCAGCTGGAGGATGGAAGGACCCTTGCTGATTACAACATTCAGAAGGAGTCCACCCTACATCTTGTGCTCCGACTTCGTGGGGGTTTCTGAATTGGTCATGCGCTTGCATAGATCTGGtttgtttatgttatgttagATCTGTGGTTTGTGTGGTGTGTTCTAGGCTGCTGCCAATGTTTAATGTCTTGAATAAGTTGTAAAAACAGTCTTTTACTTTTTAGTTTTATCCTTGTTTGTTGCAGTGTGTTTCTTAGATGCTGATACTGGCCTTCTTTTAGATCATGTAATCAGTTCTAAaacttatattaaataaatacctATTCAAGTGCTTAGTATATGTATCCCTCGTGTATGTTCTTGCCTGAGTTAATACTAGCAGCTATTTTTGTTCGTTAAATCACCGACTACTAGTTAGACCCCTTACAAATTGCTCTTCTGgggatttaaaaattttatggaaTTCCAAGGATCAGCATTCCCTAGTATGTACATCACTACTGAATATGAGAACAATACAAACTACTGTGAGCAGAAATTATCTGTAAGGGAGTTAAAGGGTTATTAAAATGGGTGGAGTATTAAAGTTTATGATGTGAAGGTTTGGTTCTAATCTTTGATATGTTTGTGAAATCTTGATTTATCTGGTATAGTGATTATAAATGTGAAATCTTGATTTTCTTGATATAAGGGGCATGAATTCAGTCACTGCATTTTGTATTTATTCATCCAACACATATCGGCATGTTTctggtttgaaaaaaaaaaaaaaaaaaaagaaacaaagaaattatCTGTGGTGATACCCATATGCACAAGTCTTACCATGGGTGAAAAATACAAGAGGAAGAGGCAAAGTCATGTCACATGGATTGCATCAAAGTTGAGCCGTTCATTAActctagggctggattcgagccgagctgagctcggctcacAGCCagttcggg
It contains:
- the LOC123228317 gene encoding gibberellin 2-beta-dioxygenase 8-like, whose product is MDDTIEPPFQETYPTLFDNISEKEGDESWLRMDDVEYCELPLVDLSLLSSNSEHLDKCIKEMAEAASEWGFFQVVNHGIPQKVLKNMRYEQNKLFHQPFSKKAEESFMNFSANSYRWGNPSATSLRQFSWSEAFHIPLTDISRLDECSRTRSSVGLSATKAGSLAERLAEYLAHNLGVKSSYFRENCLPSSSYLRMNRYPPCPLSFEVYGLIPHTDSDFLTVLYQDQVGGLQLRKDGRWLSVRPNPQVLIINIGDLFQALSNGVYKSIEHRVVAQSEVERYSAGYFYCPSDEAVIESLSKPAVYRKFSFDEYRQQVQKDVRATGDKVGLSRFLL